The Manis javanica isolate MJ-LG chromosome 6, MJ_LKY, whole genome shotgun sequence genome contains a region encoding:
- the LOC108384365 gene encoding lysine-specific demethylase 4D-like: MEAMMSQANCTQNPSCRIMTFYPTEEEFKDFEKYIIYMESQGAHRAGVAKIIPPKGWEARKTYDDISDILIPTPLQQAVSGRAGVFTQYSKKKKAMTVGEYHHLANSAKYRTPLHSDVDDLERKFWKTRLYSSPIYGADVNGSLFDENTKQWNLRHLGTIQDLLEQECGVVIEGVNTPYLYFGMWKTTFAWHTEDMDLYSINYVHFGEPKTWYAVPPEYGWRLEHLAKELFPASAYGCGAFLRHKVALMSPSVLRDNGIPFSRVTQEAGEFIVTFPYGYHAGFNHGFNCAEAINFAMPRWIDYGKVASQCSCGEARVSFPIDVFVRTLQPERYELWKRGQDREAVNHVVPVAMGSQELGAWKEVWATRRAALGLRDLPPRRSLSPARQVAMGQGGHRRVPRLPVSQHHLRASAPASAAQGRVTSSQSPEHSSALLTTEGPSDLVLHPTGRRGPGRRPREQGTQELTDQAPAKRRLLLSTSCAAQDPDAQALSLDGPSLDNTAPPRPASPHSAKASGCCSVPAP, encoded by the coding sequence ATGGAAGCCATGATGTCTCAGGCAAACTGTACCCAGAACCCAAGTTGTAGAATCATGACCTTCTACCCAACTGAAGAAGAGTTTAAAgattttgagaaatatattatttacatgGAATCTCAAGGTGCACACCGAGCAGGTGTGGCCAAGATAATCCCCCCCAAGGGGTGGGAAGCCAGGAAGACCTATGATGACATCAGTGACATCCTAATCCCCACTCCCCTCCAGCAGGCTGTCTCAGGCAGGGCTGGTGTGTTCACTCAGTACTCCAAGAAAAAGAAGGCCATGACGGTCGGGGAGTATCATCACCTGGCGAACAGTGCTAAATATCGGACACCACTGCACTCAGATGTAGATGATTTGGAGCGAAAATTCTGGAAAACCCGGCTCTATAGTTCACCAATCTATGGCGCTGATGTCAACGGCTCCTTATTTGATGAGAACACCAAGCAGTGGAACCTCAGACACCTGGGAACCATTCAGgatctgctggagcaggagtgtGGGGTGGTCATCGAAGGCGTCAACACACCCTACCTGTACTTTGGTATGTGGAAGACCACGTTCGCATGGCACACGGAGGACATGGACTTGTACAGTATCAACTATGTGCACTTCGGGGAGCCCAAAACGTGGTACGCGGTGCCCCCAGAGTATGGCTGGCGCCTGGAACACCTGGCAAAGGAGCTCTTCCCGGCCAGTGCCTATGGCTGCGGAGCCTTCCTGCGGCACAAGGTGGCCCTCATGTCTCCCAGTGTCCTCAGAGACAACGGGATCCCCTTCAGTCGGGTCACGCAGGAGGCTGGCGAGTTCATAGTGACATTTCCGTACGGGTACCACGCTGGCTTCAACCACGGCTTCAACTGCGCGGAGGCCATCAACTTCGCCATGCCGCGCTGGATCGACTATGGCAAAGTGGCCTCTCAGTGCAGCTGCGGAGAGGCCAGGGTCAGCTTTCCCATTGATGTCTTCGTGCGCACCCTGCAGCCCGAGCGCTATGAGCTCTGGAAGCGCGGGCAGGACCGTGAGGCAGTGAACCACGTGGTGCCTGTGGCCATGGGTAGCCAGGAGCTGGGTGCCTGGAAGGAGGTGTGGGCCACCAGGAGAGCTGCTCTGGGCCTCCGGGACCTGCCTCCCCGCCGCTCACTGAGCCCTGCCAGGCAGGTGGCCATGGGGCAAGGGGGCCACCGCCGTGTCCCTAGGCTGCCCGTGTCTCAGCACCACTTGCGGgcctctgctcctgcctctgCGGCTCAGGGCAGGGTCACCTCTTCTCAGTCTCCAGAACACAGCTCAGCCCTGCTGACAACTGAGGGCCCATCTGACCTGGTTCTCCACCCAACTGGCAGGCGTGGTCCTGGCCGTCGTCCTCGGGAGCAGGGGACTCAGGAGCTGACTGACCAGGCCCCGGCCAAGAGGCGCCTCTTGCTCAGCACTTCATGCGCAGCTCAGGATCCTGATGCTCAGGCCCTTTCTTTGGATGGACCCTCACTGGACAACACTGCACCGCCGAGGCCTGCGTCCCCGCATTCTGCTAAGGCTTCTGGGTGCTGCAGTGTCCCTGCACCCTAA